The Oxyura jamaicensis isolate SHBP4307 breed ruddy duck chromosome Z, BPBGC_Ojam_1.0, whole genome shotgun sequence genome window below encodes:
- the STOML2 gene encoding stomatin-like protein 2, mitochondrial, giving the protein MLGRAGPGLLRRAQQLKRSAWLAPAPQRLNSGLPVNIGVLFVPQQEAWVVERMGKFHRILEPGLNFLIPLLDRIRYVQSLKEIVINVPEQSAVTLDNVTLQIDGVLYLRVMDPYKASYGVEDPEYAVTQLAQTTMRSELGKLSLDRVFRERESLNANIVDAINQASDCWGIRCLRYEIKDIHVPPRVKESMQMQVEAERRKRATVLESEGTRESAINVAEGQKQAQILASEAEKAEQINKAAGEANAMLVRAKAKAEAIQLLAAALAQQHGSAAASLSVAEQYVSAFSKLAKDSNTVLLPANTGDITHMVAQALGIYTTLTKTQAVKTQDEIPPAHGDPQPPSTEVLKAEQATSS; this is encoded by the exons ATGCTGGGCCGGGCAGGGCCCGGGCTGCTGCGg CGTGCCCAGCAGCTGAAGCGTTCGGCGTGGCTGGCCCCGGCACCACAGCGGCTGAACTCCGGCCTGCCCGTCAACATCGGGGTGCTCTTCGTGCCACAGCAGGAGGCTTGGGTGGTGGAGAGGATGGGCAAGTTCCACCGGATCCTCGAGCCC GGTTTGAATTTCCTCATCCCTTTGCTGGATCGGATTCGTTACGTGCAGAGTCTCAAAGAAATTGTCATTAATGTCCCAGAGCAGTCAGCTGTCACCCTAG ATAACGTCACCCTGCAGATTGATGGAGTGCTCTATCTGCGGGTCATGGATCCCTACAAG GCCAGTTATGGGGTGGAGGATCCTGAATATGCCGTGACGCAGCTGGCCCAGACCACCATGAGATCTGAACTTGGCAAACTCTCCCTCGACAGAGTATTCCGG GAGCGTGAGTCCCTCAACGCCAACATAGTGGATGCAATCAACCAAGCCTCAGACTGCTGGGGCATCCGGTGCCTGCGATACGAGATTAAGGACATCCACGTGCCCCCCCGCGTGAAGGAGTCTATGCAGATGCAG GTGGAGGCAGAGCGACGGAAGCGTGCGACAGTGCTGGAGTCTGAGGGGACGCGGGAATCTGCTATCAATGTGGCTGAGGGGCAGAAGCAGGCCCAGATCCTGGCGTCGGAAGCTGAGAAGGCTGAGCAAATCAACAAAGCTGCTG GAGAAGCCAATGCCATGCTGGTCAGGGCCAAGGCCAAGGCCGAGGCCAttcagctcctggcagctgccCTGGCCCAGCAG CATGGCAGCGCGGCTGCCTCCCTCTCTGTGGCTGAGCAGTACGTGAGCGCCTTCTCCAAGCTTGCCAAAGACTCCAACAcggtcctgctgccagccaacACCGGCGACATCACCCACATGGTCGCACAG gccctgggcATCTACACCACGCTGACCAAGACGCAAGCTGTGAAGACTCAGGACGAGATACCTCCAGCCCACGGGGACCCCCAGCCTCCCAGCACGGAGGTGCTAAAGGCAGAGCAGGCGACCTCCAGCTAG
- the FAM214B gene encoding protein FAM214B: protein MRHIHAETSLPPEPSADSGLPRPSREAALEPSSQRCTHHGILMGYNETEIKRQKVYQVSIFSHLSSSSESTEQRASSRPAVKRGYPEQRTPEGARDPKRTHWGGGGVDGKCDRGPGQAALEDDDTFEDGLLVEELSLCGSAQHFSHSGLRVVEHRCEGSPSHSPKASREDKPQDASSSSRPQHITCSTLHTRDGCPVPPGDQPADCGENGERASGHNLLDLDLHNIAQTSQLDSGGRREKPGSSPAQSSRASGGEEWPVAANGCKEPPAQQTVLSPEPGSLSSLEKTPCGSSRVSGSRCPAKRKLLPAGEVVADSCSEDESLSSPVRKKRALPCHPVPTACRSTDAKGAPFWNHLLPTAKSSADCTAVGRRLKSGLRLKSRHLRSSLRRGTRSSAAPWATTTVSHALLGNFEESILKGRFAPSGRIEGFTAEIGASGSYCPQHATLPVDVTYFDISEHSAPSPFLGVIDLEALGKKGYSVPKAGTIQVTLFNPNKTVVKMFLVTYDFQDMPANHMTFLRHRIFLVPVGEEEGATVAPSEPPGTSPPRRVLCYLMHLRFHSSKSGKIYLHDDIRLLFSRKSIEVDSGIPYELKSFTEMPRNPCYSPWA, encoded by the exons ATGCGGCACATCCACGCGGAGACGTCCCTGCCCCCAGAGCCCAGCGCGGACTCCGGCCTGCCCCGACCCAGCAGAGAGGCGGCCTTGGAGCCTTCCTCGCAGCGCTGCACCCACCACGGCATCCTCATGGGCTACAACGAGACAGAGATCAAGCGCCAGAAGGTTTACCAGGTCTCCATCTTCTCCCATCTCTCCAGCTCCTCCGAGAGCACGGAGCAGCGGGCAAGCAGCCGGCCGGCTGTCAAGAGGGGTTACCCTGAGCAGCGAACTCCGGAGGGGGCACGGGATCCCAAACGAACTCACTGGGGTGGCGGGGGGGTGGACGGCAAGTGTGACAGGGGCCCCGGGCAGGCTGCCCTGGAGGATGACGATACCTTCGAGGATGGTCTGCTGGTGGAGGAGCTCTCCCTGTGCGGCTCTGCCCAGCACTTCTCCCATAGCGGGCTGCGGGTGGTGGAGCACCGGTGCgagggcagccccagccacaGCCCCAAGGCCAGCAGAGAGGACAAGCCGCAGgatgcctcctcctcctccaggccTCAGCACATCACTTGCAGTACTTTGCACACAAGAGACGGTTGTCCCGTCCCGCCTGGGGATCAGCCCGCAGACTGCGGAGAGAACGGGGAGCGGGCGAGTGGCCACAACCTACTTGACCTTGATTTGCACAATATTGCACAAACGTCCCAGCTGGACTCTggtgggaggagagaaaagccagggagcagccctgctcagagcagcagggctaGCGGAGGAGAGGAATGGCCAGTGGCGGCCAACGGGTGCAAGGAGCCCCCGGCTCAGCAGACGGTGCTCAGCCCTGAGCCTGGCAGCCTGAGCTCCCTGGAGAAGACACCTTGTGGGAGTAGCCGGGTCAGTGGCAGCAGATGCCCAGCCAAAAGgaagctcctgcctgctggtgaGGTTGTGGCCGACTCCTGCTCTGAGGACGAGAGCCTGTCCTCACCGGTGAGGAAGAAGAGAGCCCTGCCGTGCCACCCGGTGCCCACAGCCTGCCGCAGCACCGACGCCAAGGGGGCCCCTTTCTGGAACCACCTGCTCCCTACAGCCAAG agctctgcagatTGCACTGCAGTCGGGAGGAGGCTGAAGAGCGGGCTGCGCCTCAAATC GCGACATCTCCGGAGCAGCCTCCGGAGGGGAACCCGCTCCTCTGCTGCACCCTGGGCCACCACCACCGTCAGCCACGCTCTGCTGGGCAACTTTGAG GAGTCCATCCTGAAGGGGCGCTTTGCACCGTCAGGACGCATCGAGGGGTTCACAGCAGAGATTGGTGCCAGCGGCTCCTACTGCCCCCAGCATGCCACCCTGCCTGTGGACGTCACCTACTTCGACATCTCCGAACACAGCGCGCCCTCACCTTTCCTG GGAGTGATTGACTTGGAGGCCTTGGGAAAGAAGGGTTACAGTGTCCCCAAAGCTGGAACCATCCAAGTG ACCTTATTTAACCCCAACAAGACTGTGGTGAAGATGTTCTTGGTGACGTACGACTTCCAGGACATGCCAGCCAACCACATGACCTTCCTGCGCCACCGCATCTTCCTGGTACCcgtgggagaggaggaaggggccACCGTGGCCCCCAGCGAGCCACCGGGCACCAGCCCACCCCGCAGGGTCCTCTGCTACCTGATGCACCTGAG GTTTCACAGCTCCAAGTCGGGGAAGATCTACCTTCATGATGACATCCGGCTGCTTTTCTCCCGCAAGTCGATCGAGGTCGACTCAGGGATCCCTTACGAACTGAAATCTTTCACGGAGATGCCAAGGAATCCCTGCTACTCGCCATGGGCCTGA